GGGGCGTTACTTCTCGACCGGTCTAGCGGTAGCGGTAGACGATGCGTCCGCGGGTGAGGTCGTACGGGCTGAGCTCGACGACCACGCGGTCCTCGGGGATGATGCGGATGTAGTTCTGCCGCATCTTTCCCGAGATCGTGGCGAGCACCTTGTGTCCGTTGGTCAGCTCAACGCGGAACATCGCGTTGGGCAGGGCCTCGGACACGACGCCCTCGATCTCGATGACACCGTCTTTCTTCGCCATACGCTCGCTATC
This window of the Microbacterium sp. SSM24 genome carries:
- the infA gene encoding translation initiation factor IF-1; its protein translation is MAKKDGVIEIEGVVSEALPNAMFRVELTNGHKVLATISGKMRQNYIRIIPEDRVVVELSPYDLTRGRIVYRYR